A part of Desulfotomaculum nigrificans DSM 574 genomic DNA contains:
- a CDS encoding DUF6079 family protein, whose amino-acid sequence MKYSELIHFEPIESVVQLRESNQKDYAMQLLDTYVISERMADAINEIIIEQLQYHRQADNKGLLIVGNYGTGKSHLMSVIATIAEQKGVSDRLTNQRVATKAKEIEGQFQVIRTEIGASTMSLRDIICGYIEDHLADIGVDYKFPPANQVRNNKDSFIEMMAAFQEVYPDQGLLLLVDELLDYLRARKEQEIILDLGFLREVGEICRTTRFRFIAGVQEMLFDNPKFQFVAEQLRRVRERFEQVQIVREDIAYVVSQRLLKKDDHQKALIREHLQKFTTHYEKLNERLEEYVALFPIHPAYLATFEKVMVAEKRVILKTISNEMKKLLAQEVPANQPGLISYDSYWPYIENDPSLKSNPDIREVINKSKILQDRIQNAFTRPVYKPMALRIVQALSVHRLTTGDINAKLGVTSEELRDTLFLYVPIPEEDSTFLRTTIETVLKEILKTVSWQFISFNEANGQYYLDLGKVEAIDDLIEQKAEGLTPDQLDRYYFDALTLVTDSAKNTYVTNYRIWQHELPWWERKVTRMGYLFFGAPNERSTAQPPRDFYIYMLQPFDLPKFKDEERADEVFFGLKHKDEKFLRILSLYAGAKELSATAASGTKHLYEARATDNLKLLTQWLRENLLTAFEVTYRGTTKKLVEWVSILPPQASVREIIDAVAASCLSSYFEEKYPDYPHFSKLNLPLTRENLPGYVQDALKNIAGAQTKSGMAILDGLVLLENEKLTPRKSGYARWILEKLAVKAPGQVVNQSELVETIYTCQGSPDVKLTTEFKLEPELLVVLLAALVYSGDIVVTISGTTYDAMKLDQLIKLPLEDLREFSHIKKPTGLPIRELQELFDLFGIPHGLLQQNALAKGIEELHKQTNNKLIDTVNILQVVRTGIPCWDGVILSPAEQQQYKEKLEVFKTFLEVVMVYNTPAKLHNFKFTVDQVAEQKAALDLLKKLKELQQRVNHLSPHANYLVTAQQHLPLDHQWQADVEAALGELLQALKEGQPYDAQLQQIRELKKQYQDYYMSMHTRSRLNAAEGNQRNILLNDPRVAALKQLSTIDLLPDTQLNLLLGRITALQECWKLTKNDLEYQAICPHCKYRPKEEPGVIKNLNQLAEKLQDLLDDWTKTLLNNLNNQEVKKNISLLKPEQQELINTLLTKQEFTLPIDVKLVHAIKELLQGIERVEVTLDDLKEMMGNGSPLTVEEVRIRLEKLLKDRIGNQATNRVRIMLAHK is encoded by the coding sequence ATGAAATATAGTGAACTTATTCATTTTGAACCCATAGAATCAGTGGTCCAGTTAAGGGAATCAAATCAAAAAGATTATGCCATGCAGTTACTGGATACCTATGTGATTTCCGAACGGATGGCTGATGCCATTAATGAAATTATTATCGAACAGCTGCAATACCACCGCCAGGCGGATAACAAAGGTCTGTTAATTGTTGGTAACTATGGTACCGGTAAATCACACCTGATGAGTGTAATCGCTACCATCGCCGAGCAAAAAGGAGTCAGTGACCGGCTTACTAACCAGCGGGTGGCCACCAAAGCAAAGGAAATCGAAGGCCAATTCCAGGTGATTCGTACCGAGATTGGTGCTTCCACCATGTCATTACGGGACATTATTTGTGGTTATATCGAAGACCACCTGGCCGATATCGGGGTGGACTATAAATTTCCCCCGGCCAACCAGGTGCGTAACAACAAGGATTCCTTCATTGAAATGATGGCCGCCTTCCAAGAGGTTTATCCTGACCAGGGCTTACTCCTGCTGGTGGACGAGTTGCTGGATTACCTGCGGGCCCGGAAAGAGCAAGAAATCATCCTGGATTTAGGCTTTCTGCGTGAGGTGGGTGAGATTTGCCGCACCACCCGTTTTCGCTTTATTGCCGGTGTACAGGAGATGTTGTTTGATAATCCCAAATTTCAATTTGTGGCTGAGCAACTGCGCCGGGTACGAGAGCGTTTTGAACAAGTGCAAATCGTGCGAGAGGATATTGCCTATGTGGTATCCCAACGCCTATTAAAAAAAGATGATCACCAAAAGGCGCTGATTCGGGAACACCTACAAAAATTCACTACCCATTATGAAAAACTCAATGAGCGGCTGGAGGAATATGTTGCTCTTTTCCCCATCCATCCTGCCTATCTAGCCACCTTTGAAAAGGTGATGGTGGCGGAAAAACGGGTCATCCTGAAAACCATCAGTAATGAAATGAAAAAACTCCTGGCTCAGGAAGTGCCAGCGAACCAACCTGGTTTAATCTCCTATGACAGCTACTGGCCCTACATAGAAAATGACCCCTCTTTGAAAAGTAACCCCGATATCAGAGAGGTAATTAATAAATCCAAAATACTGCAGGACCGGATTCAAAATGCCTTTACCCGTCCGGTATATAAACCGATGGCGCTGCGTATCGTTCAGGCCTTGTCGGTGCATCGGTTAACCACCGGTGATATTAATGCCAAACTGGGGGTTACCTCCGAAGAGCTGCGGGATACCCTGTTTCTTTATGTGCCCATACCGGAAGAAGACTCAACCTTCCTGCGCACCACCATCGAAACGGTATTAAAAGAAATTTTAAAAACCGTCAGCTGGCAGTTTATTTCCTTCAATGAAGCCAATGGCCAGTATTATTTGGATCTGGGTAAGGTAGAAGCCATCGACGATTTAATTGAACAAAAGGCCGAGGGGCTAACCCCGGATCAATTGGATCGTTATTACTTTGATGCCCTAACCCTGGTGACTGACAGTGCCAAGAATACCTATGTCACCAACTATCGTATTTGGCAGCACGAGCTGCCATGGTGGGAGCGCAAGGTAACACGCATGGGTTACCTATTCTTTGGTGCACCCAATGAGCGATCCACCGCCCAACCCCCGCGGGATTTTTATATTTACATGCTCCAGCCCTTTGATTTGCCAAAGTTTAAGGATGAAGAAAGGGCAGACGAAGTATTCTTCGGGCTAAAACACAAAGATGAAAAATTTCTGCGCATCTTGTCCCTCTACGCTGGAGCCAAGGAACTAAGCGCCACCGCTGCCTCGGGCACCAAGCATTTATACGAAGCACGGGCCACCGATAACCTGAAGCTGTTAACCCAATGGCTAAGGGAAAACCTTTTAACTGCCTTTGAAGTGACCTATCGGGGTACCACCAAAAAGCTGGTGGAATGGGTCAGTATTCTCCCACCCCAAGCCAGTGTGCGGGAAATCATCGATGCTGTGGCCGCCAGTTGCCTTTCCTCATACTTCGAAGAAAAATACCCGGATTACCCGCACTTCAGCAAACTAAATCTACCCCTCACCAGGGAAAATCTGCCCGGTTATGTGCAGGATGCCTTAAAAAACATTGCCGGGGCCCAAACCAAGAGCGGTATGGCCATACTGGACGGCCTAGTGCTGTTGGAGAATGAAAAGCTAACACCCCGAAAGTCCGGCTATGCCAGGTGGATACTGGAAAAATTGGCAGTCAAGGCCCCGGGACAGGTGGTGAACCAGTCAGAACTGGTGGAGACTATTTATACCTGCCAGGGAAGTCCGGATGTAAAGTTAACCACCGAATTTAAACTGGAACCGGAACTGCTGGTGGTGTTGCTGGCAGCCCTGGTTTATAGTGGTGACATTGTGGTAACCATCTCCGGCACCACCTACGATGCTATGAAATTGGACCAGTTAATCAAGCTACCTTTAGAGGATCTGAGGGAATTTAGCCATATTAAAAAACCCACCGGGCTGCCGATCCGGGAACTACAAGAACTCTTTGATTTATTCGGTATTCCCCACGGTCTGTTACAGCAAAATGCCCTGGCCAAGGGTATTGAAGAACTGCATAAGCAGACCAATAATAAATTGATTGATACTGTCAACATTTTGCAGGTGGTGCGTACCGGCATTCCCTGTTGGGACGGCGTGATACTATCTCCGGCCGAGCAGCAGCAGTATAAAGAAAAGCTGGAAGTTTTTAAAACCTTCCTGGAAGTTGTCATGGTCTACAATACTCCGGCCAAATTACACAACTTTAAATTTACTGTAGACCAAGTGGCCGAACAGAAAGCAGCTCTGGATCTACTGAAGAAATTAAAAGAACTGCAGCAGCGGGTGAATCACCTATCACCCCATGCCAATTACTTGGTAACCGCCCAGCAGCACCTGCCCCTGGACCACCAATGGCAGGCAGATGTAGAAGCGGCCCTGGGTGAGCTGCTCCAGGCCCTAAAAGAAGGCCAACCCTATGATGCCCAACTTCAGCAAATCCGGGAATTAAAGAAACAGTACCAAGACTATTACATGTCTATGCACACCAGGTCAAGACTCAATGCGGCGGAAGGCAATCAGAGAAATATATTATTGAACGACCCCAGGGTAGCAGCTTTAAAACAGTTGTCCACCATTGATCTACTTCCGGATACCCAGTTAAACCTGTTGCTGGGAAGGATTACCGCTTTACAGGAATGTTGGAAATTAACTAAAAACGATTTAGAATATCAGGCCATTTGCCCCCACTGCAAATACCGTCCTAAGGAAGAGCCGGGGGTAATTAAAAATCTAAACCAACTGGCAGAAAAGCTGCAGGATTTACTGGATGACTGGACTAAAACGCTGCTAAATAACCTTAATAACCAGGAAGTAAAGAAAAACATCAGCCTGCTCAAGCCAGAGCAGCAAGAGTTAATCAATACGCTCCTAACCAAACAGGAATTTACCCTGCCCATTGATGTAAAACTGGTGCATGCTATAAAAGAACTGTTACAGGGTATTGAACGGGTGGAAGTCACCTTGGATGACCTAAAGGAAATGATGGGTAACGGTAGCCCCCTGACCGTAGAAGAGGTTAGGATACGTTTGGAGAAGTTATTAAAGGATCGGATCGGCAACCAGGCCACCAACCGGGTCCGTATTATGCTGGCGCATAAGTAA
- the brxF gene encoding BREX-3 system P-loop-containing protein BrxF has product MSDNHVYTIKKELAQIRYRRHQLIIICGINGLKVLRDITSEFNIPCVNLNLRLSEELLEVPVNRRSRKVSQLVDKIINQTAGDVICLEHIELLFHPQLQQDPMRILENISRNKVILVWWNGDYKNGSLTYAEPGHPEYRLYNRLEASVIVVN; this is encoded by the coding sequence ATGTCGGATAACCATGTTTACACTATTAAAAAAGAATTAGCACAAATTCGCTATCGTCGCCACCAACTAATTATTATTTGCGGTATCAATGGCCTTAAAGTACTGCGGGACATCACAAGTGAGTTCAATATTCCCTGTGTCAACCTAAACTTGAGACTAAGTGAAGAGTTGCTGGAAGTGCCGGTTAACCGGCGGAGCAGAAAAGTAAGCCAATTAGTAGATAAGATAATCAACCAAACCGCAGGGGATGTTATTTGTCTTGAACATATAGAATTGTTATTTCATCCTCAGTTACAGCAAGACCCCATGCGGATCTTGGAAAATATCAGCCGCAATAAGGTGATTCTTGTTTGGTGGAACGGCGATTATAAAAATGGCAGTTTGACCTATGCTGAACCAGGTCATCCGGAATATCGTCTATACAATAGGCTAGAAGCAAGTGTTATCGTTGTTAATTAA
- the nrdD gene encoding anaerobic ribonucleoside-triphosphate reductase has product MKITVNGNISQNEIDAIIAEEKERFAARGKEIATIEISEISPKELEVKTRAKSDIRRIRRITGYLSTVDRFNDAKQEELKNRVVHF; this is encoded by the coding sequence ATGAAAATAACAGTAAACGGGAATATCAGCCAGAATGAAATTGACGCCATAATCGCTGAAGAAAAGGAACGCTTTGCAGCAAGAGGTAAAGAGATAGCCACCATTGAAATATCAGAAATAAGCCCGAAAGAGCTCGAGGTCAAAACCCGGGCCAAATCCGATATTCGCCGGATTAGGCGGATTACCGGTTATTTGAGTACGGTGGACAGGTTCAATGATGCAAAGCAGGAGGAATTAAAGAATAGGGTAGTGCATTTTTAG
- a CDS encoding S-layer homology domain-containing protein encodes MLALLSSFANKKTTILVVVLLLWLAIPAASWAETDIKISVSDPDKKDQADYIGTTVNKVLDTPTVSFGENRVLGTLRITGKEGIDTPIKPGNKVKVSLPVGLSYMQVPNAQNYKNYVQWPEKVDGLKNQIVDGSDIPGVKFIAGTPRSITVEIGNVDYTGKTLALDFVFNKENFSTVRVTKLIEVAEDYKRHPNEGVTRLEFAKMLADVTVPFSSSASLTEEEQHLVEKFTDLPALTTRDKKNLSRLVKSGIIAGYPGGLFKPDKNITRAEAAVMVGRILPESKKKAVFKDNIPAWALESINNAKVYGLVVGYPDGTFRPDQLITKSEAVEILQRVLESYAN; translated from the coding sequence GTGTTGGCTTTGCTAAGTTCATTTGCGAATAAAAAGACCACCATATTAGTTGTAGTCTTATTACTTTGGTTGGCAATTCCGGCTGCCTCATGGGCGGAAACTGATATCAAAATATCTGTTTCCGATCCCGATAAAAAAGATCAAGCGGATTACATAGGAACCACTGTGAACAAGGTTTTGGACACGCCAACAGTTTCCTTTGGAGAAAACCGGGTATTGGGAACACTTCGCATAACCGGCAAGGAAGGTATAGATACTCCAATAAAACCTGGAAACAAGGTAAAGGTTAGTTTGCCGGTTGGACTTTCCTACATGCAGGTGCCCAATGCCCAAAATTATAAAAATTATGTACAGTGGCCGGAAAAAGTGGACGGACTAAAAAATCAAATTGTTGACGGCAGTGACATACCGGGGGTCAAATTTATAGCAGGAACGCCACGCTCTATTACAGTGGAAATAGGAAATGTAGATTATACAGGAAAGACCTTGGCACTGGACTTTGTCTTTAATAAAGAGAATTTCAGCACTGTCAGAGTAACCAAGCTTATTGAGGTTGCTGAAGACTACAAGAGACACCCGAATGAAGGGGTTACCCGGCTGGAGTTCGCCAAAATGCTGGCTGATGTAACTGTTCCTTTTTCTTCCTCAGCCAGTTTAACAGAAGAGGAGCAGCACCTGGTGGAGAAGTTTACAGACCTACCGGCGCTAACTACACGGGACAAAAAGAACTTAAGCAGACTGGTTAAGTCGGGAATTATTGCAGGTTATCCGGGTGGCCTCTTCAAACCTGACAAAAACATAACCAGGGCAGAAGCTGCAGTAATGGTGGGAAGAATATTACCTGAATCAAAGAAAAAAGCCGTGTTTAAAGATAATATACCTGCCTGGGCGTTGGAAAGTATAAATAATGCTAAGGTTTACGGGTTAGTGGTTGGCTACCCTGACGGAACATTCAGACCCGATCAATTAATTACCAAGTCTGAGGCTGTTGAGATCCTTCAAAGGGTTTTAGAGTCTTATGCTAACTGA
- a CDS encoding tyrosine-type recombinase/integrase: MTLALESGVHPKVVQEILGHSDVTITLNTYTHVIPRLHKEATNTVAKKF, encoded by the coding sequence GTGACACTGGCCCTGGAATCCGGGGTACATCCTAAGGTGGTGCAGGAAATTCTGGGTCACTCCGATGTCACCATTACCCTCAACACCTATACTCACGTTATCCCAAGATTACACAAAGAAGCTACCAATACAGTTGCAAAAAAATTTTAG
- a CDS encoding permease, producing MKVIIQRKRQGALWGVSLFFVVLVAGLFYVKWNPYYHKVLLAASKHFIGNSIITGKEAQPPAPSWGAAVNYAIQYFKSVWQAVVLGLLVGSLVQVLIPKDWIIKIFGSDNRHSTLVAGLMAVPSMMCSCCAAPVVAGLRKQRASLGAALAYWLGNPVLNPAVIIFTGFVLSWKFSLLRLVMGLVLVFGVSSLTGKLMKEDVEYGDIFQIDTGSAGGNLMVRWVKALWRLILESIPPYLIAVLLLGGVRAWLFPAVNPAWTNSILLMVVLSITGALFMIPTAAEIPIVQSLMSFGLGIGPASALFMTLPAVNVPSILMLRRYFPRKVLVLVFIAVIVCGIASGLLASILL from the coding sequence GTGAAAGTGATTATCCAAAGAAAGCGACAGGGTGCCTTGTGGGGGGTGAGTTTATTTTTTGTTGTGCTGGTGGCGGGGCTTTTTTACGTCAAATGGAACCCATATTATCATAAGGTTTTATTAGCGGCTAGCAAACATTTTATCGGCAATTCCATCATTACCGGTAAAGAGGCCCAGCCACCGGCTCCTTCCTGGGGTGCTGCTGTGAATTATGCCATCCAGTATTTTAAATCGGTGTGGCAGGCCGTTGTGCTGGGATTATTAGTGGGTTCACTGGTTCAGGTGTTGATTCCAAAGGATTGGATCATAAAAATATTTGGCAGCGACAATCGACATTCCACCTTGGTAGCGGGTTTAATGGCTGTTCCCTCCATGATGTGTAGCTGCTGCGCAGCGCCTGTTGTGGCAGGGCTGCGCAAACAAAGGGCCTCTTTGGGAGCAGCCTTGGCTTACTGGCTGGGAAATCCGGTATTAAACCCTGCGGTAATTATATTTACAGGCTTTGTCTTGTCCTGGAAATTTTCATTATTACGACTGGTTATGGGCCTGGTTCTGGTATTTGGGGTTAGCAGTTTGACGGGTAAGCTGATGAAGGAAGACGTGGAGTATGGGGATATTTTTCAAATAGATACCGGTTCCGCCGGTGGTAACCTGATGGTGCGTTGGGTTAAAGCACTGTGGCGTCTAATCCTGGAAAGTATACCTCCTTACCTGATTGCAGTTTTGCTGTTAGGGGGAGTACGAGCCTGGCTTTTCCCAGCCGTTAACCCCGCGTGGACTAACAGTATTCTCTTGATGGTGGTCCTGTCTATAACCGGGGCCCTGTTTATGATTCCCACCGCCGCGGAAATTCCCATTGTACAGTCCTTGATGAGCTTTGGGCTGGGCATAGGCCCGGCATCCGCTTTATTCATGACATTACCTGCTGTTAATGTGCCTTCGATTTTAATGTTAAGACGTTACTTCCCTCGCAAAGTGCTGGTTCTGGTATTCATTGCGGTAATCGTATGCGGTATTGCCAGCGGGTTGTTAGCCAGTATTCTATTATAA
- a CDS encoding ATP-binding protein: MGNDILGRLGTPFLTTKEHGTGLGFDVCYIIAARHRAKIEVETSPGGTTFLVRFNLNCQSPQG, encoded by the coding sequence ATTGGTAACGATATTTTAGGAAGACTTGGAACTCCCTTTCTAACCACTAAAGAACATGGAACGGGACTGGGCTTTGATGTTTGTTATATCATTGCCGCACGTCACCGGGCCAAAATAGAGGTTGAAACCAGTCCCGGCGGGACTACGTTTTTGGTTAGGTTTAACCTAAACTGTCAATCACCGCAGGGTTAG
- a CDS encoding TlpA disulfide reductase family protein, with the protein MSRKNKIMAVVLLLALVLGGAYYLKTGNAAKQENQVANQDTKETKTETVETTEATPAPVMAPDFTLEDINGKQVRLSDLRGKKVLINFWTTWCKYCRVEMPELQKFYEQTKDKNWQILAVNITRSERSISDVKDYLKTNNFTFPVLLDKTGQVADQYGINSIPTSFILNEKGEVIQTKMGPFSQQELTELAK; encoded by the coding sequence ATGAGCAGAAAAAACAAGATCATGGCAGTCGTTTTACTTCTGGCCCTGGTTTTAGGAGGGGCCTATTACTTAAAAACAGGTAATGCAGCGAAACAAGAAAATCAGGTGGCGAACCAGGATACAAAAGAGACAAAGACAGAAACAGTAGAAACAACTGAAGCAACACCGGCCCCAGTGATGGCCCCGGATTTTACCCTGGAGGATATAAATGGAAAACAAGTCCGGCTAAGTGACCTGAGGGGGAAAAAGGTGCTCATCAACTTTTGGACTACCTGGTGCAAGTACTGCCGGGTAGAAATGCCGGAGTTACAAAAGTTTTATGAGCAAACTAAAGACAAGAACTGGCAGATACTGGCGGTAAATATTACCCGATCCGAGAGAAGCATTTCTGACGTTAAGGATTACCTGAAAACCAACAACTTTACCTTCCCTGTGTTACTGGATAAAACCGGCCAGGTAGCTGACCAGTATGGAATCAACAGCATTCCGACCAGTTTTATTCTCAATGAGAAGGGCGAAGTCATCCAAACCAAAATGGGCCCCTTCAGCCAGCAGGAACTGACGGAATTAGCTAAATAG
- a CDS encoding cytochrome c biogenesis CcdA family protein, translating to MGIGVNISFWAAFLGGFLSFFSPCILPLLPVYVSQLTASMNEKPGNFRIGWGITLQALIFIAGFTLVFVSLGATSSLVGKFLTFNKEWLLKAGGVFVILMGLNLMGLLPFKLLARHWVPLHGIGSKNSFRSFFLGASFSLGWTPCVGPVLASILTVVASAGSVVKGGVLLAGYSLGMAIPFLVLCLTFDKFPGLQCFLKKYTRISLIVSGALLILLGLLMFFNQLQVFTAYLSL from the coding sequence ATGGGCATAGGGGTTAATATTTCTTTTTGGGCTGCCTTTTTGGGCGGGTTCCTTTCGTTTTTTTCACCTTGTATTTTACCCCTGTTACCGGTCTATGTGTCCCAACTGACTGCCTCCATGAATGAAAAACCGGGGAATTTCCGTATTGGCTGGGGTATTACGCTGCAGGCTTTGATTTTTATTGCAGGCTTTACCCTGGTTTTCGTAAGTTTGGGGGCCACGTCCAGTTTGGTTGGAAAGTTTTTGACCTTTAACAAGGAATGGTTGTTAAAGGCAGGCGGGGTGTTTGTGATTTTGATGGGGTTAAACTTAATGGGGCTGCTTCCTTTCAAACTCCTGGCCAGACATTGGGTTCCCCTGCATGGAATTGGCTCAAAGAACTCGTTTAGATCCTTTTTTCTCGGGGCATCCTTTTCCCTTGGCTGGACACCCTGTGTAGGCCCGGTACTGGCTTCGATTCTAACCGTTGTGGCTTCCGCCGGTTCAGTCGTAAAAGGAGGGGTACTGCTGGCCGGTTACTCCCTGGGCATGGCAATTCCTTTTTTGGTACTGTGCCTAACCTTTGACAAGTTTCCGGGGTTACAGTGTTTTCTAAAAAAATACACCAGGATTAGCCTTATTGTCAGTGGTGCATTGCTAATCCTGCTGGGACTATTAATGTTCTTTAATCAGTTACAAGTATTTACAGCCTACTTATCACTTTAA
- a CDS encoding class I SAM-dependent methyltransferase gives MDIQTEKIKRRYNRTALFYDWMDFMMKDETRRQVIGLARGKVLEVGVGTGKNLPFYPPECEVTGIDFSPAMLEKARQRARELSLKVTLLEMDAQRMEFPDKTFDTVVATCVFCSVPEPVKGLEEIKRVCKSGGQIILLEHVRSENPILGTLMDILNPISLYLVGANINRRTVENVKKSGLQTKYVRNMGSNIVKLIIASPGEENHA, from the coding sequence ATGGATATCCAAACCGAAAAAATCAAGCGACGCTACAACCGTACCGCCCTATTTTATGATTGGATGGACTTTATGATGAAGGACGAAACCCGTAGGCAGGTCATCGGCTTGGCCCGGGGTAAGGTACTGGAAGTGGGGGTCGGGACAGGGAAAAACCTTCCTTTTTACCCGCCGGAGTGTGAGGTGACGGGCATTGATTTCAGCCCGGCTATGTTGGAAAAGGCCCGGCAAAGGGCCAGGGAGTTGAGCCTTAAGGTAACCTTGTTGGAAATGGATGCCCAAAGAATGGAATTTCCTGACAAAACCTTTGACACTGTGGTGGCTACTTGCGTCTTTTGTTCGGTACCGGAACCGGTTAAGGGACTGGAGGAAATAAAAAGGGTCTGTAAATCCGGTGGTCAGATTATCCTGCTGGAGCATGTCCGCAGCGAAAATCCTATTCTGGGCACCCTGATGGACATTTTAAACCCGATCAGTCTGTACTTGGTGGGAGCTAATATCAATCGGCGGACGGTGGAGAACGTAAAAAAATCGGGGCTTCAAACAAAGTACGTGCGCAATATGGGTTCCAATATTGTTAAATTGATTATTGCCTCACCGGGGGAGGAAAATCATGCTTAA
- a CDS encoding SHOCT domain-containing protein yields the protein MPMMYGYGIGWMGGILMMLIPLAILGLVVYWAVGAGVKNSLKGNSSNALDILKERYARSEITTEEYQRLKEELSR from the coding sequence ATGCCCATGATGTACGGCTATGGCATAGGATGGATGGGAGGAATTTTAATGATGTTGATCCCGCTGGCTATTTTAGGTTTGGTGGTTTACTGGGCAGTTGGTGCCGGGGTAAAAAACTCCCTTAAGGGGAATTCCTCCAACGCCCTGGACATTTTAAAAGAAAGGTATGCCAGAAGTGAAATTACCACTGAGGAATATCAGCGGTTAAAAGAAGAACTCTCCAGGTAA
- a CDS encoding sigma-70 family RNA polymerase sigma factor gives MFSFTLNRLLQRAKNGDEGAREELIRKHRDFIARVSSRICKRFLCWENDDELSIALLAFNEAIDSYHFDRRTSFSSFAYTVIHRRLTDYFRKNPAKYELLLSADQDDTEDSISSLLDRQAQDTYRDQLQREKMAETIDLFRQRLSCYDITLEDLFNCSPRHQDTREKLMQAAMTVAHNPVLLNHLENTQRLPAKQLVTITGLSHRVLEKWRKYIIATILILTDPHLSALKRFTKGF, from the coding sequence ATGTTTAGCTTTACTCTAAACCGGTTGCTGCAAAGGGCCAAAAACGGTGATGAAGGAGCCAGAGAAGAACTTATCCGCAAACACCGGGATTTCATTGCCAGGGTCAGTTCCCGCATATGCAAGCGCTTTTTGTGCTGGGAAAATGACGATGAGTTGAGCATCGCTCTTTTAGCTTTCAATGAAGCCATTGACAGTTATCACTTTGACCGGCGGACTTCCTTCTCTTCCTTTGCCTATACCGTGATTCATCGGCGGCTGACGGATTATTTCCGGAAAAACCCGGCCAAATATGAACTTTTACTGTCTGCGGACCAGGACGACACCGAAGACAGTATTTCGAGCCTGCTGGACCGGCAAGCCCAGGACACCTACCGGGATCAACTGCAGCGGGAAAAAATGGCAGAAACCATTGACTTGTTCCGGCAGCGGTTAAGCTGCTATGATATTACCCTGGAGGATTTATTCAACTGCAGCCCCAGGCACCAGGACACACGGGAGAAGTTGATGCAGGCGGCCATGACGGTAGCCCACAATCCGGTCTTATTGAATCATCTGGAAAATACCCAAAGGCTGCCGGCCAAACAGTTGGTGACCATAACAGGCCTAAGCCACCGGGTGCTGGAAAAGTGGCGAAAGTATATTATTGCTACCATTTTGATTTTGACAGACCCGCATCTTTCAGCATTAAAGAGATTCACCAAAGGATTTTAA